The segment TGCAGGTCGAATCCCTCGGCGGCGAGACGCTCGAGGTCGAAGTCTCGGCGACCAAGAAGACCAACCTCGACAAGCTGCTCGAATTGATCTCGCTGCAGGCCGAACTGCTCAACCTCAGGGCTGATCCCGACCGCACGGCCGAAGGCACCGTCATCGAGGCGCGGCTCGACCGCGGCCGCGGCCCGGTCGCGTCCGTGCTCGTTCAGCGCGGTACGCTGCATGTCGGCGATCTCGTCGTCGGCGGCTCGCAATGGGGCCGTGTGCGGGCGCTCATCGACGACAAGGGCGCGACGATTGAAAGCGCCGGGCCCTCGACACCCGTCGAGATTCTCGGCTTTTCCGGCTCGCCGGAGGCTGGCGATCGCGTCGCTGTTGTCGAGACCGAGGCGCGCGCGCGCGAAATCACCGAATATCGCGAGCGCCAGAAGCGCGAGAAAGCCGCCGCCCGCGGCACCGGCGCGCGCACCTCGCTCGTCGACATGATGACCCAGCTCAAGGCGGCGGCCCGCAAGGAATTTCCGCTCGTCATCAAGGGCGACGTGCAAGGCTCGGTCGAAGCCATCGTCGCGACGCTCGAGAAGCTCAACACCGAGGAAGTCGCCGCCCGCGTGCTGCATGCCGGCGTCGGCGGCATCACCGAGTCGGACGTGACCCTGGCGGAAGCCTCGCACGCCATCATCATCGGCTTCAACGTCCGCGCCCACAAGGAGGCGCGTAACCTCGCCGAGCAGGCGGGCATCGAAATCCGCTATTACAACATCATCTACAATCTCGTGGATGACGTGAAAGCGGCGATGTCGGGTCTGCTGCCGCCGACTCTGCGCGAGGATATGCTCGGCAACGCCCTTATCCTGGAGGTGTTCAACATTTCCAAGGTCGGCAAGGTGGCAGGCTGCCGCGTGACCGATGGCACCGTCCAGCGCGGCGCGAATGTGCGCCTGATCCGCGACAATGTCGTCGTGCACGAAGGCAAGCTCTCGACGCTGAAGCGGTTCAAGGACGAAGTGAAGGAGGTCGTCGCCGGACAGGAATGCGGCATGGCCTTCGAGAATTACCAGGACATGCGCGTCGGCGACGTGATCGAGTGCTACAATGTCCAGGAGATCAAGCGGAGCCTGTAAGGCACAGGCCCCTTAGGGCTTGAGCGCTCCCGCTATATTCATGACCGAATAACATTGGATGCGCGCCGCCCTGCGGCGCGCGTCGGATTAGAGGCTTTACTGAAATGTCGAAAGTGCATCATCCGAGCGGCGTACCGACGCCGCGCATGTTGCGTGTCGGCGAAGTGATCCGCCATACGATCTCCGATCTTCTGAGCCGCGGCGCCGTCAACGACCCCGTGCTCGAAGGCCATGTCGTGACCATTCCAGATGTGCGCATGAGCCCCGATCTCAAGCTCGCGACTGTCTATGTCATGCCGCTCGGCGGCAAAGACATGAACGAGGTGATCGCCGCCTTCGATCGCAACAAGCGTTACCTGCGCGGCGAGATCGCCCATTCCGTCAATCTGAAATTCGCACCGGATGTCCGCTTCCGGCCCGACGAGAGCTTCGACAGCGGGGCGCGGATCGACGCTTTGCTCGACTCGCCCGAGGTCAAGCGCGACCTCATCAAGGACACTGAGGACTGATGAACGCGCCACGCTCCAAGCGTACCGAAATCAACGGCTGGGTCGTGCTCGACAAGCCGGTCGGCATGACCTCGACCCATGCCGTCACGCGGCTGAAGCGGCTCTTCAACGCCAAGAAGGCGGGCCACGCCGGCACGCTCGACCCGCTTGCCTCGGGCGTGCTGCCGGTCGCCTTCGGCGAGGCGACGAAGACCGTGCCCTTTGTTCAGGATGGCGAGAAGGCCTACCGCTTCACGATCCAATGGGGCGCGGAGACGGATTCCGACGACGCCGACGGCCAGATCACCGCGCAATCCGAGGTGCGGCCGCAGACCGAGGCCATCCTCGCGGCGCTGCCGCACTTCACCGGCACGATCCTGCAATTGCCGCCCGCCTTTTCGGCGATCAAGATCGCCGGCGAGCGCGCCTATGATATTGCCCGCGACGGCGAAATTCCTCAGCTTACGCCGCGTCCGGTGACGATCCACGAACTCGTTCTGGTCTCTCTCGGCCGCGACGAAGCGACGTTCGAGGCGCGCTGCGGCAAGGGCACTTATGTGCGCGCCATTGCCCGCGACCTCGGCCGCGTGCTCGGCTGTTATGGCCATGTCACAGCCTTGCGGCGCACACGCGTCGGGCCTTTCTCCGAGACGGATGCCGTGCCGCTGGCGCAAATCGAAGAGGCGGCGGCGCCGGAGGCGATGCGCCGGGTCGAGGCGGGTCTTGAAGAATTGCCGCAGGTGATTGTCGATCGCGATTCGGCGGCGCGGCTGCGGCGCGGCCAGTCTGTCCTGCTGCGCGGCCGCGACGCGCCGGGCGAGGGCGCGGCTTATGCGTCCTGCGGCGGCGTCGTCGTCGCCATCGGCGCGATCGAGCGCGGCGAGCTGGTGCCGGGTCGCGTCTTTAATCTGCCGTTCTAGAGGTCATGCTTCCGCCGTTGGAGGTACCCGTGCCGCGCAACCTCATTCCTCGATCTCAGGCCATTCCTGCCGCGAGCCTGTTGGCGCTTGCGTTGGGTGCGGCGGCGTTCGGCGCCGTCGCCATAGGCGCACTAGCGATCGGCCGCCTCGCCGTGGGCCGCGTCGCGATTAAAAAAGTGCGGATCGGCGCGCTTGAGGTCGACGAGCTGACGGTGCGCAGGCTGCATATTGTCGAGCGAGACAAAGGAAGTTTGTGACGGCGCGTTGGCGCGCAGATGACTCTAGCCAGAGGATGCCGGGAACATCGTCGGCTTGCCGTCAGCCGCAAGAAGCTCGTCTGACTCGTCTTTCAACGCCACCCCCGTCAACTGCCGCTTCAGCGCCTGGTCGACAAGCCACGCGAGCTTGAACGCGGCGAGGTCATGACTCAGGCCCTCGTCGCGCACATTGGAAATGCAATTGCGCTCGCCGTCATTGCGGCCCGGCTTGGGATCGTAAGTCAGATAGATGCCGAGCGAATCCGGCGATGAAAGGCCGGGCCGCTCACCGACCAGCAGGATGACAGCACGGGCGCCGAACAGCACGCCGATCTCATCGCCCAAAGCGACGCGCGCCTGGCTGGCGATGACGACCGGGGCGACACGCCAGCCGGCGCGGGCGATGTAAGGTTTGAAGGCAGCGAGGAGAGGCGCGATCTGGCTATGGACCGCCGTCGCGGACAGCCCGTCGGCAACGACGATCGCCAGATCGCAGGAAGCGTCTTTCCGGCTGGCGAGCAGCGCCCGGCTCGCGGGGCTCAGCACCCGCCCCCAATCCGGCCGGCGCAGATAGCTGGCGCGATCGGGCGCGCCGCTTTCGACAAAGATCGTCTCGAATCCGAGCGCCTGGATTTCGCCCGCGACCTTATCGCGATCGAAGGGCGTATGGACAGCATCGCGGGCACGCGCGTGGGCGAGAGAGAAGTTTAAAACTTCCTGCGTCGGCAGCGAGGCGCCGGCACGGCCGAGCGCGATGCGCGCCTGCGTCGTCCGCGATAGGTTCTTCCAGAAATCGGCAACGACCGGGGGGCGCATTCTCAGCCTTCATGCCAGGCGATCAACGGATGCGCCGCCTGCTGGCGCAGTAGCCGTCCATCGGCGCCGGTGATCTGCATCCGCTGAAGCCAGGCATCGAACTCCGGCGCACGGCGCAGGCCGAAGACATCGCGCAGATAGAGCGCATCATGGAACGATGTCGACTGGTAATTCAGCATGACATCGTCGGCGCCGGGTATGCCCATGATGTAGGTGATGCCCGCCGCCGCCAGCAACGTCATCAGATTGTCCATGTCATCCTGATCGGCCTCGGCATGATTGGTATAGCAAACGTCGCAGCCAAGAGGCAGGCCCATCAGCTTGCCGCAGAAATGATCCTCAAGCCCAGCGCGGATGATCTGCTTGCCGTCGTAGAGATATTCGGGGCCGATGAAGCCGACGACCGTGTTGACGAGCAGCGGCTTGAACGGGCGGCACGTCGCATAGGCGCGCGCTTCGAGTGTTTGCTGGTCGATGCCGTGATGGGCATTGGCCGAGAGCGCGCTGCCCTGCCCCGTCTCGAAATACATGACGTTGTCGCCGACGGTGCCGCGCTTGAGCGACAGCACCGCCTCGCGGCCCTCGTTGAGCACGGCGAGATCGACGCCGAAGGAGCGGTTCGCCGCCTCGGTGCCGGCAACGGATTGGAAGACGAGATCGACCGGCAGACCGCGATTGATAAGTTCAATGGAGGTCGTGACATGGGTCAGCACGCAGGCCTGTGTCGGGATCTCGAACCGGGCGATAACGCCGTCGATCAATTGCAGAAGGCTGGCGAGGACCGGCAGACTGTCGGAGGCCGGGTTGAGGCCGATCACCGCGTCGCCGCTGCCGTACATC is part of the Methylovirgula ligni genome and harbors:
- the rbfA gene encoding 30S ribosome-binding factor RbfA; amino-acid sequence: MSKVHHPSGVPTPRMLRVGEVIRHTISDLLSRGAVNDPVLEGHVVTIPDVRMSPDLKLATVYVMPLGGKDMNEVIAAFDRNKRYLRGEIAHSVNLKFAPDVRFRPDESFDSGARIDALLDSPEVKRDLIKDTED
- the truB gene encoding tRNA pseudouridine(55) synthase TruB: MNAPRSKRTEINGWVVLDKPVGMTSTHAVTRLKRLFNAKKAGHAGTLDPLASGVLPVAFGEATKTVPFVQDGEKAYRFTIQWGAETDSDDADGQITAQSEVRPQTEAILAALPHFTGTILQLPPAFSAIKIAGERAYDIARDGEIPQLTPRPVTIHELVLVSLGRDEATFEARCGKGTYVRAIARDLGRVLGCYGHVTALRRTRVGPFSETDAVPLAQIEEAAAPEAMRRVEAGLEELPQVIVDRDSAARLRRGQSVLLRGRDAPGEGAAYASCGGVVVAIGAIERGELVPGRVFNLPF
- the eutC gene encoding ethanolamine ammonia-lyase subunit EutC, whose amino-acid sequence is MRPPVVADFWKNLSRTTQARIALGRAGASLPTQEVLNFSLAHARARDAVHTPFDRDKVAGEIQALGFETIFVESGAPDRASYLRRPDWGRVLSPASRALLASRKDASCDLAIVVADGLSATAVHSQIAPLLAAFKPYIARAGWRVAPVVIASQARVALGDEIGVLFGARAVILLVGERPGLSSPDSLGIYLTYDPKPGRNDGERNCISNVRDEGLSHDLAAFKLAWLVDQALKRQLTGVALKDESDELLAADGKPTMFPASSG
- a CDS encoding ethanolamine ammonia-lyase subunit EutB is translated as MGFHYATGTTRWAFGSLADLMAKATPPRSGDMLAGIAASCAEENVAAKLCLADVPLKRFLEEMLVPYESDEITRLIVDTHDRTAFAPIAHLTVGEFRDFLLSDEATPEIVSALAPGVTPEMAAAVSKLMRNQDLILAAKKCRVVTKFRDTIGLPGTMAVRLQPNHPTDSRAGVAASIIDGLMYGSGDAVIGLNPASDSLPVLASLLQLIDGVIARFEIPTQACVLTHVTTSIELINRGLPVDLVFQSVAGTEAANRSFGVDLAVLNEGREAVLSLKRGTVGDNVMYFETGQGSALSANAHHGIDQQTLEARAYATCRPFKPLLVNTVVGFIGPEYLYDGKQIIRAGLEDHFCGKLMGLPLGCDVCYTNHAEADQDDMDNLMTLLAAAGITYIMGIPGADDVMLNYQSTSFHDALYLRDVFGLRRAPEFDAWLQRMQITGADGRLLRQQAAHPLIAWHEG